From the Candidatus Poribacteria bacterium genome, the window TACACGCAGGCGATAACTCGGACGCATCTTTCACATCTCCAAGAGTTCAATCCGGAGGCATCTCCGAAGTTTGAATGGTCCCCTGAATTGATGGAATTGAGAAATCCAGATAACGATGGTGAGGGCAGATAGATATACCGGAGTAAACCTTGAGGTTCTCGAACTCGATCTAAGGAGAAATTGGAGTGAATGAAGTGGTCGAAAAGGTTACAGCATTTATCGTCCGTGAGCGGAGTGGTGTCAGGGAGTTACTCGTGTTTAAGCATCAAACTGCGGGTGTTCAAATCCCGGCAGGCACTGTTGAAAAGGACGAAGATATTGAAACCGCTGTAAAGCGGGAGGCTTATGAGGAAACGGGCTTACAGCTTGTGGAAATTGAAAACTATTTGGGGTGTTTTGAGAATGAGTTGGAGAATAACCAAAGAATCATAACGGAAACAACCCAGGTTTATATTGAACCTAACTTAACCGCAATTCCCTACAAGCGAAAACTCTCCAAGGGACTTACGGTCAATTATCTTTCCACAGGAGAGGACTTCACACACATTTCGTACATTGCGTATGAATATGACAAATTTCACAAGCCGACATGTATTGACACCAACATTATAGGATGGATCCCGAATGAAAACTTAAGTGCGCAGAAAAAGAGACATTTTTTTCTTATGTCCACACAAGAGGAAACAGAGGATGCATGGGAATTGAAAAGTGATCAAGGACACATTTTCAAGCCGTACTGGACACCGCTTTCACCCAAACCCCAAATTATATCGCCACAAGACAAGTGGCTGGATTTCGTCTATCAGAAAATCTGAACTGTGGTAAAATAGATATAATATCGTAGGTGTTTTTACGTAGGTGTTTCCGCTAGTGTTCTGTCAACCTTGAGTTGAGGGCAGGTTCGTAGTCGTGCGATTTATCGCACGTCGATAACGCAAGAACGGGCAATGAATTGCCCTACTACAAACGAAAGAATAACCCTTAAGTTCAAACTTGAACGACTACTAGTAGTCTTTCAACTTTGAGTTTGAGAGTCGGATCTCCTGAAGATGTCGGGTTTCGCTGACGCTCTACCCGACCTACTTATCATAAACTCAATCTTGATGCACTACTAGGTTGAAAGTTTGTCTCGAACGTTCAACGTCCGAAAAAGAGATAAAAGAATTATGGAACGGATAAAAGCTACTTCACTTGGACAAATACCGGAAGCCGATATCTCCTTTGGAGATTTGACGGTGTTCGTTGGCGAACAAGCAAGTGGAAAAAGCATTCTGCTCCAGCTGGTGAAACTCGTTTTAGACGCGGGCGATATTGCCCAGACCTTGAAAAAACACGGATTTGATTGGCACAGTAAAACTGAGCATTTCTTGTCAATCTACTTCGGTGAAGGGATGGAAAAAATTTGGGACACCGTATCGACAAAAATCACCGTGGACAACGAAATGTTTACACTTGAGGAAGTGTTATCAAAGAAAGGGAGAAAAAAAGCGGAATCTCTTTTCCTGATACCCGCACATCGGGCAATAACGCTCAAAGATGGGTGGCCTCGCGCATTCACAGATTATGCTATCGGTGACCCGTATGTTGTTAAACAATTCAGTGAGCATTTGCGTTTATTGTTGGAAATGCGATCAAGTTATAGTGAGGATGTTATTTTCCCGCAGGCCGGTCGTATAAATAAAACGATACAAGATGCAATTGGAGAAAATATCTTTGGCGGGGCTCAGGTTAAACTCGACCGTTCTGGCTTACGTAAACGCATTATTTTGGATGTTGAAGGCAGCCAACTTCCGTTTATGGTTTGGTCCACTGGGCAGAGAGAATTTTTGCCCCTTTTGATGGGTCTATATCGATTACTGCCTTCAGGTGGTAGGAAAAAGAAAAATAATCTCAATTGGGTTCTTATCGAAGAACCGGAAATGGGATTGCACCCTCAATCTATTTCGGTCTTACTCATTCTTCTTTTTGAGCTCTTGCGGCGTGGCTACAAAGTTATCGTTTCTACCCATTCATCCCAAGTACCTGAACTGATATGGGCTATACAGTTGCTCGTCAAATGGAATGCCGATCCAACGCATCTATTGAAATTGTTGGATTTGAACGTCACTCCCTTTTCCACGGAATTGACGAAAACGGTATTTGAGGAAAAAATCTTCAAGACCTATTATTTTTCGCCACATAACAAGGTCAAAAACATTTCAACCTTAGATGCTGAAGATTCAGACGAAGCGGTT encodes:
- a CDS encoding NUDIX domain-containing protein, which codes for MGVNEVVEKVTAFIVRERSGVRELLVFKHQTAGVQIPAGTVEKDEDIETAVKREAYEETGLQLVEIENYLGCFENELENNQRIITETTQVYIEPNLTAIPYKRKLSKGLTVNYLSTGEDFTHISYIAYEYDKFHKPTCIDTNIIGWIPNENLSAQKKRHFFLMSTQEETEDAWELKSDQGHIFKPYWTPLSPKPQIISPQDKWLDFVYQKI
- a CDS encoding ATP-binding protein; amino-acid sequence: MERIKATSLGQIPEADISFGDLTVFVGEQASGKSILLQLVKLVLDAGDIAQTLKKHGFDWHSKTEHFLSIYFGEGMEKIWDTVSTKITVDNEMFTLEEVLSKKGRKKAESLFLIPAHRAITLKDGWPRAFTDYAIGDPYVVKQFSEHLRLLLEMRSSYSEDVIFPQAGRINKTIQDAIGENIFGGAQVKLDRSGLRKRIILDVEGSQLPFMVWSTGQREFLPLLMGLYRLLPSGGRKKKNNLNWVLIEEPEMGLHPQSISVLLILLFELLRRGYKVIVSTHSSQVPELIWAIQLLVKWNADPTHLLKLLDLNVTPFSTELTKTVFEEKIFKTYYFSPHNKVKNISTLDAEDSDEAVSDWGGLTLFSTKVADVLSEAMWRADL